Proteins from one Rosa chinensis cultivar Old Blush chromosome 7, RchiOBHm-V2, whole genome shotgun sequence genomic window:
- the LOC112179272 gene encoding endoglucanase 20 — translation MGHGGVVACVLVLWCFLNEIVSAIDYEDALGKSILFFEGQRSGKLPTIQRVSWRGDSALSDGQLEGVNLTGGYYDAGDNVKFVWPMAYSVTLLSWSLIEYQQQISSANQLAYVQRAIRWGTDFIIKAHLSPTTFYTQVGDGNVDHQCWERPEDMDSSRKLYKITSSSPGSEAAAEAAAALAAASIVFKTVDSTYSAKLSSHSQSLFDLADKYRGSYQVSCPFYCSYSGYQDELLWAAAWLYKASGNRSYFSYVVNNQGWSQAMSEFSWDNKFVGAQTLLAKEYHAGNTDLLKYKTNAESFICAVMPGSSSTQVQRTPGGLLFIRDSSNLQYVTSSTLVLFIYSKTISSTQTGGVQCGSTFFSAAKIKAFAKAQVDYILGANPKQMSYMVGFGTTYPTKLHHRGSSIPSIKTLHTKVDCNGGYTYYNSGSPNPNTHVGAIVGGPDVNDQFQNARSDYSHSEPTTYINAAFVGSAAALLA, via the exons ATGGGGCATGGTGGAGTTGTTGCTTGTGTTTTGGTATTGTGGTGTTTTTTGAATGAGATAGTCTCAGCCATTGACTATGAAGATGCGCTTGGCAAATCTATATTGTTCTTCGAAGGCCAACGCTCCGGGAAGTTGCCGACCATCCAGCGAGTATCTTGGAGAGGAGACTCTGCACTTTCCGATGGCCAGCTTGAAGGA GTAAATTTGACTGGAGGATACTATGATGCAGGCGACAACGTGAAGTTCGTGTGGCCAATGGCATATAGTGTGACCTTGTTGAGTTGGAGTCTCATTGAGTACCAGCAGCAGATATCTTCAGCAAACCAGCTTGCATACGTCCAGAGAGCAATCCGCTGGGGCACAGACTTCATAATAAAAGCTCACCTTTCGCCCACCACCTTCTATACTCAG GTAGGAGATGGAAATGTGGATCACCAGTGCTGGGAGCGTCCCGAAGACATGGACTCATCACGAAAGCTCTACAAGATCACTTCGAGTTCTCCAGGCAGTGAGGCCGCAGCTGAGGCTGCTGCTGCCCTCGCTGCAGCCTCAATTGTCTTTAAGACAGTTGACTCCACCTATTCGGCAAAGCTCTCAAGTCATTCCCAATCT CTGTTTGACTTGGCTGACAAGTATAGAGGGTCTTACCAAGTCTCTTGCCCTTTCTACTGCTCCTACTCTGGCTACCAG GATGAGCTGTTATGGGCTGCGGCTTGGCTATACAAGGCAAGTGGAAACAGAAGCTATTTTAGTTATGTGGTAAACAACCAAGGATGGAGTCAAGCAATGTCTGAGTTTAGTTGGGATAACAAATTTGTTGGAGCTCAGACTTTACTAGCCAAG GAATACCATGCTGGAAATACTGATTTGCTCAAGTACAAGACCAATGCGGAGTCATTTATATGTGCAGTGATGCCAGGGAGTAGCTCTACACAAGTTCAAAGAACACCCG GTGGACTTCTGTTTATTAGAGACAGTAGTAACTTGCAGTATGTTACAAGCTCTACCTTGGTGCTATTCATCTACTCAAAAACCATAAGTAGTACACAAACTGGTGGAGTTCAATGCGGCTCCACGTTTTTCTCTGCTGCGAAAATCAAAGCCTTTGCTAAAGCTCAG GTGGACTACATCCTTGGAGCCAACCCCAAGCAGATGTCATACATGGTGGGTTTTGGTACCACATACCCAACAAAATTGCACCATAGAGGTTCATCCATCCCTTCAATCAAGACCCTCCACACCAAGGTGGACTGCAATGGTGGCTATACCTATTACAATTCTGGGAGTCCAAATCCAAATACTCATGTGGGTGCAATTGTTGGGGGTCCTGATGTGAATGACCAGTTCCAGAATGCAAGATCAGACTATTCTCATTCTGAACCTACAACTTATATCAATGCAGCTTTTGTGGGATCAGCAGCTGCTTTACTTGCTTAA